The following proteins are co-located in the Bubalus bubalis isolate 160015118507 breed Murrah chromosome 23, NDDB_SH_1, whole genome shotgun sequence genome:
- the ZWINT gene encoding ZW10 interactor isoform X1 produces the protein MGAAESEVETAAREVLAKVADILERVGLQEEAELPAQILAEFVMDSRKKDKLLCSQLQVVDFLQNFLVQEGTAQDQNPLASEDISRQKALEAKEQWKELKATYQEHVEVITNSLTEALPKVEEAQIKQAQLQEALKQLQAKKQMAMEKLRIAQKQWQLEQEKHLQNLAEASSEVRERQTGAQQELQRLYQELGTLKQQAGQEQDKLQRHQIFLQLLYTLQGKQLFNEAEAEIPQQLDLPKDKPQQVTQPQEQNTQDTMGREVGVSSNADNPQPVGDVGLLWLPGRQQHTEES, from the exons ATGGGGGCTGCGGAGTCTGAAGTGGAGACTGCAGCCCGAGA GGTCCTGGCCAAGGTagcagacatcctggagcgtGTAGGTCTTCAGGAGGAGGCTGAACTGCCTGCCCAGATCCTGGCTGAGTTTGTGATG GACTCTCGGAAGAAAGACAAGCTCCTTTGCAGCCAGCTTCAAGTAGTAGACTTCCTGCAGAATTTCTTGGTTCAGGAAGGCACTGCCCAGGACCAGAACCCTTTGGCTTCTGAAGACATAAGCC GGCAGAAGGCACTTGAAGCCAAAGAGCAATGGAAAGAGCTGAAGGCCACATATCAAGAGCATGTGGAGGTTATCACAAATTCCCTGACCGAGGCACTGCCCAAGGTGGAGGAGGCCCAAATAAAGCAGGCACAGCTCCAGGAGGCCCTTAAACAGCTCCAGGCCAAG AAGCAAATGGCCATGGAAAAACTCAGAATAGCTCAGAAGCAGTGGCAGCTGGAACAG GAGAAGCATTTGCAGAATCTGGCGGAGGCTTCGTCAGAAGTGAGGGAGCGTCAGACAGGAGCTCAACAGGAACTTCAACGACTATATCAGGAACTTGGAACCCTGAAGCAGCAGGCAGGGCAGGAGCAGGACAAGCTGCAGAG GCACCAAATCTTCCTCCAGCTGCTATACACCCTGCAGGGTAAGCAGCTATTCAATGAGGCAGAGGCAGAGATACCACAGCAGCTGGATCTTCCTAAGGATAAGCCCCAGCAGGTGACCCAGCCCCAGGAACAGAACACTCAGGACACCATGGGAAGAGAGGTTGGTGTGTCCTCCAAC GCTGACAACCCACAGCCTGTTGGAGATGTAGGCTTACTGTGGCTTCCTGGCAGACAGCAACATACGGAAGAATCCTAG
- the ZWINT gene encoding ZW10 interactor isoform X3 yields MGAAESEVETAAREVLAKVADILERVGLQEEAELPAQILAEFVMDSRKKDKLLCSQLQVVDFLQNFLVQEGTAQDQNPLASEDISRQKALEAKEQWKELKATYQEHVEVITNSLTEALPKVEEAQIKQAQLQEALKQLQAKKQMAMEKLRIAQKQWQLEQEKHLQNLAEASSEVRERQTGAQQELQRLYQELGTLKQQAGQEQDKLQRHQIFLQLLYTLQGKQLFNEAEAEIPQQLDLPKDKPQQVTQPQEQNTQDTMGREALICYELKLQKWT; encoded by the exons ATGGGGGCTGCGGAGTCTGAAGTGGAGACTGCAGCCCGAGA GGTCCTGGCCAAGGTagcagacatcctggagcgtGTAGGTCTTCAGGAGGAGGCTGAACTGCCTGCCCAGATCCTGGCTGAGTTTGTGATG GACTCTCGGAAGAAAGACAAGCTCCTTTGCAGCCAGCTTCAAGTAGTAGACTTCCTGCAGAATTTCTTGGTTCAGGAAGGCACTGCCCAGGACCAGAACCCTTTGGCTTCTGAAGACATAAGCC GGCAGAAGGCACTTGAAGCCAAAGAGCAATGGAAAGAGCTGAAGGCCACATATCAAGAGCATGTGGAGGTTATCACAAATTCCCTGACCGAGGCACTGCCCAAGGTGGAGGAGGCCCAAATAAAGCAGGCACAGCTCCAGGAGGCCCTTAAACAGCTCCAGGCCAAG AAGCAAATGGCCATGGAAAAACTCAGAATAGCTCAGAAGCAGTGGCAGCTGGAACAG GAGAAGCATTTGCAGAATCTGGCGGAGGCTTCGTCAGAAGTGAGGGAGCGTCAGACAGGAGCTCAACAGGAACTTCAACGACTATATCAGGAACTTGGAACCCTGAAGCAGCAGGCAGGGCAGGAGCAGGACAAGCTGCAGAG GCACCAAATCTTCCTCCAGCTGCTATACACCCTGCAGGGTAAGCAGCTATTCAATGAGGCAGAGGCAGAGATACCACAGCAGCTGGATCTTCCTAAGGATAAGCCCCAGCAGGTGACCCAGCCCCAGGAACAGAACACTCAGGACACCATGGGAAGAGAG GCCCTGATTTGCTATGAACTGAAGTTGCAGAAGTGGACTTAA
- the ZWINT gene encoding ZW10 interactor isoform X4, with product MDSRKKDKLLCSQLQVVDFLQNFLVQEGTAQDQNPLASEDISRQKALEAKEQWKELKATYQEHVEVITNSLTEALPKVEEAQIKQAQLQEALKQLQAKKQMAMEKLRIAQKQWQLEQEKHLQNLAEASSEVRERQTGAQQELQRLYQELGTLKQQAGQEQDKLQRHQIFLQLLYTLQGKQLFNEAEAEIPQQLDLPKDKPQQVTQPQEQNTQDTMGREVGVSSNADNPQPVGDVGLLWLPGRQQHTEES from the exons ATG GACTCTCGGAAGAAAGACAAGCTCCTTTGCAGCCAGCTTCAAGTAGTAGACTTCCTGCAGAATTTCTTGGTTCAGGAAGGCACTGCCCAGGACCAGAACCCTTTGGCTTCTGAAGACATAAGCC GGCAGAAGGCACTTGAAGCCAAAGAGCAATGGAAAGAGCTGAAGGCCACATATCAAGAGCATGTGGAGGTTATCACAAATTCCCTGACCGAGGCACTGCCCAAGGTGGAGGAGGCCCAAATAAAGCAGGCACAGCTCCAGGAGGCCCTTAAACAGCTCCAGGCCAAG AAGCAAATGGCCATGGAAAAACTCAGAATAGCTCAGAAGCAGTGGCAGCTGGAACAG GAGAAGCATTTGCAGAATCTGGCGGAGGCTTCGTCAGAAGTGAGGGAGCGTCAGACAGGAGCTCAACAGGAACTTCAACGACTATATCAGGAACTTGGAACCCTGAAGCAGCAGGCAGGGCAGGAGCAGGACAAGCTGCAGAG GCACCAAATCTTCCTCCAGCTGCTATACACCCTGCAGGGTAAGCAGCTATTCAATGAGGCAGAGGCAGAGATACCACAGCAGCTGGATCTTCCTAAGGATAAGCCCCAGCAGGTGACCCAGCCCCAGGAACAGAACACTCAGGACACCATGGGAAGAGAGGTTGGTGTGTCCTCCAAC GCTGACAACCCACAGCCTGTTGGAGATGTAGGCTTACTGTGGCTTCCTGGCAGACAGCAACATACGGAAGAATCCTAG
- the ZWINT gene encoding ZW10 interactor isoform X2, with amino-acid sequence MGAAESEVETAAREVLAKVADILERVGLQEEAELPAQILAEFVMDSRKKDKLLCSQLQVVDFLQNFLVQEGTAQDQNPLASEDISRQKALEAKEQWKELKATYQEHVEVITNSLTEALPKVEEAQIKQAQLQEALKQLQAKKQMAMEKLRIAQKQWQLEQEKHLQNLAEASSEVRERQTGAQQELQRLYQELGTLKQQAGQEQDKLQRHQIFLQLLYTLQGKQLFNEAEAEIPQQLDLPKDKPQQVTQPQEQNTQDTMGREADNPQPVGDVGLLWLPGRQQHTEES; translated from the exons ATGGGGGCTGCGGAGTCTGAAGTGGAGACTGCAGCCCGAGA GGTCCTGGCCAAGGTagcagacatcctggagcgtGTAGGTCTTCAGGAGGAGGCTGAACTGCCTGCCCAGATCCTGGCTGAGTTTGTGATG GACTCTCGGAAGAAAGACAAGCTCCTTTGCAGCCAGCTTCAAGTAGTAGACTTCCTGCAGAATTTCTTGGTTCAGGAAGGCACTGCCCAGGACCAGAACCCTTTGGCTTCTGAAGACATAAGCC GGCAGAAGGCACTTGAAGCCAAAGAGCAATGGAAAGAGCTGAAGGCCACATATCAAGAGCATGTGGAGGTTATCACAAATTCCCTGACCGAGGCACTGCCCAAGGTGGAGGAGGCCCAAATAAAGCAGGCACAGCTCCAGGAGGCCCTTAAACAGCTCCAGGCCAAG AAGCAAATGGCCATGGAAAAACTCAGAATAGCTCAGAAGCAGTGGCAGCTGGAACAG GAGAAGCATTTGCAGAATCTGGCGGAGGCTTCGTCAGAAGTGAGGGAGCGTCAGACAGGAGCTCAACAGGAACTTCAACGACTATATCAGGAACTTGGAACCCTGAAGCAGCAGGCAGGGCAGGAGCAGGACAAGCTGCAGAG GCACCAAATCTTCCTCCAGCTGCTATACACCCTGCAGGGTAAGCAGCTATTCAATGAGGCAGAGGCAGAGATACCACAGCAGCTGGATCTTCCTAAGGATAAGCCCCAGCAGGTGACCCAGCCCCAGGAACAGAACACTCAGGACACCATGGGAAGAGAG GCTGACAACCCACAGCCTGTTGGAGATGTAGGCTTACTGTGGCTTCCTGGCAGACAGCAACATACGGAAGAATCCTAG